One genomic segment of Mycolicibacterium chubuense NBB4 includes these proteins:
- a CDS encoding lipase family protein has translation MTTPSMGWYPDQGFGPVVAAALPKFDPFYKYDAAKLADKSPGTVLRSRRLPYHVAGLPTPFTATQLLYRSTSQTGNPTANVTSVIQPPFQPDKTKVLSYQSFYDSLNQNDEPSFAIAGGRPIPTLPELVNTAELAVFAPFLAEGYTVVVADIEGQRADFAAGPEYGMNTLDSIRAAFGSKQVGLPGEAKVALLGYSGGALATEWAAELAPTYAPEVNKRLIGAAMGGLLVHPAHNLHYVDGSRNWAGVMLMALVGIARAFEKQDEFRKYLNAEGTKLFDAMQSKSIVDVLGKREYSGLTWAQLVEPAYPSPESIPLYVECVNKLIMGTGGISEGPAAPGIVPLFIGQGANGELEGTPGDKPHIGPGDGVMIAGDVRTLARGYCERTPVWYEEYEDFSHFSSLVLWLPHAIAWVRQRFAGEPAPQNCSTIEPGNSLDPTPVPA, from the coding sequence ATGACGACACCATCGATGGGCTGGTATCCCGATCAAGGTTTCGGGCCGGTCGTGGCGGCGGCCCTGCCCAAGTTCGACCCGTTCTACAAGTACGACGCAGCGAAGCTGGCGGACAAATCGCCGGGAACGGTGCTGAGGTCTCGCCGGCTTCCTTATCACGTGGCGGGCCTCCCCACACCGTTCACGGCCACCCAACTGCTCTACCGGTCGACCAGCCAGACCGGGAATCCGACCGCCAACGTCACCTCTGTCATTCAGCCGCCGTTCCAGCCCGACAAGACGAAGGTGCTCTCGTACCAGTCCTTCTACGACTCGCTCAACCAGAACGACGAGCCGTCGTTCGCGATCGCGGGCGGACGGCCGATCCCCACGCTTCCCGAACTCGTCAACACCGCGGAACTGGCGGTCTTCGCTCCGTTCCTCGCCGAGGGGTACACGGTCGTCGTCGCCGACATCGAGGGCCAGCGAGCGGACTTCGCCGCAGGCCCCGAGTATGGAATGAACACACTCGACTCGATCCGTGCCGCATTCGGCTCTAAGCAGGTCGGGCTTCCGGGCGAAGCGAAAGTGGCGCTGCTCGGCTACTCCGGCGGTGCGCTCGCCACCGAGTGGGCCGCCGAGCTCGCCCCGACCTACGCCCCGGAGGTCAACAAGCGCCTGATCGGCGCGGCGATGGGCGGCCTGCTCGTCCACCCGGCGCACAACCTGCACTACGTCGACGGCAGCCGCAACTGGGCAGGCGTCATGCTGATGGCGCTCGTCGGCATCGCGCGCGCCTTCGAGAAGCAGGATGAATTCAGGAAGTATCTGAACGCCGAGGGCACGAAGCTCTTCGACGCCATGCAGTCCAAGTCGATCGTCGATGTCCTCGGCAAGCGCGAGTACTCGGGTCTGACGTGGGCACAGCTCGTCGAGCCGGCGTACCCGAGCCCCGAGAGCATTCCGCTCTACGTCGAGTGCGTCAACAAGCTGATCATGGGAACCGGTGGGATCTCCGAGGGACCTGCTGCGCCGGGGATCGTGCCGCTGTTCATCGGCCAGGGTGCCAACGGGGAACTCGAGGGCACACCGGGTGACAAGCCCCACATCGGCCCAGGCGACGGAGTGATGATCGCCGGTGACGTGCGCACGCTCGCCCGTGGCTACTGCGAGCGCACGCCGGTTTGGTACGAGGAGTACGAAGACTTCAGCCACTTCTCGAGCCTCGTCCTGTGGCTGCCCCACGCGATCGCCTGGGTCAGGCAGCGCTTCGCCGGCGAACCCGCGCCGCAGAACTGTTCGACGATTGAGCCGGGCAACAGCCTGGACCCGACTCCGGTTCCGGCTTGA
- a CDS encoding carboxymuconolactone decarboxylase family protein, with protein MTDLALPGQLATLVALSSGDSRADTLIRLTCGRTVSLPLLPSPVDLVDDRSEEDLVLVAFAEQFAADVTGIGDNQRSCFVRAFGDRAFRTVVAIFIADFVPRVWAGCEALGLGRPGVVGDVAFDRNTDPVDTLLNDFVPAVARLRELDAVTTELVRLRGAEAHNCRLCKSLRERHALDEGGSEEIYRQIADYETAESLSDAHKAALRYVDALIWTPSRIEPDVAHGVREHFSEEQAFELTLDVMRNATNKIAVSLGADAPRVADGTECYEIDESGQTIFA; from the coding sequence GTGACCGACCTCGCGCTGCCCGGGCAACTCGCCACTCTGGTCGCGCTGTCGTCGGGCGACAGCCGCGCGGACACGCTGATCCGGCTGACGTGCGGGCGCACGGTGTCGCTGCCGCTACTGCCCTCGCCGGTCGACCTGGTCGATGACCGGTCCGAGGAGGACTTGGTCCTGGTCGCGTTCGCCGAGCAGTTCGCCGCAGACGTGACGGGCATCGGAGACAACCAGCGCAGCTGCTTCGTGCGAGCATTCGGCGACAGGGCTTTCCGGACCGTCGTGGCGATCTTCATCGCCGACTTCGTGCCACGGGTGTGGGCAGGATGCGAGGCGCTGGGGCTCGGCAGACCCGGCGTCGTCGGCGACGTCGCCTTCGACCGGAACACGGACCCGGTCGACACGCTGCTCAACGACTTCGTGCCCGCGGTGGCTCGATTGCGCGAATTGGACGCGGTGACAACGGAGCTCGTGCGGCTGCGCGGTGCGGAGGCGCACAACTGCCGACTGTGCAAGTCGCTGCGCGAAAGGCATGCGCTCGACGAGGGTGGCTCCGAGGAGATCTACCGCCAGATCGCCGACTACGAGACCGCCGAGAGTCTGTCCGACGCGCACAAGGCGGCGCTGCGCTACGTCGACGCGCTGATCTGGACACCGTCACGCATCGAACCCGACGTCGCGCACGGCGTGCGGGAGCATTTCTCGGAAGAGCAGGCGTTCGAGCTGACGCTGGACGTCATGCGTAACGCGACCAACAAGATCGCGGTGTCATTGGGCGCCGACGCGCCGCGAGTGGCCGACGGCACCGAATGCTACGAGATCGACGAGTCGGGGCAGACGATCTTCGCCTGA